One Sporomusaceae bacterium ACPt DNA window includes the following coding sequences:
- the comFB gene encoding ComF operon protein 2 produces the protein MQLKNYMEDLVWQRLDEVMARHKNCCTCENCRYDVAALALNFLPPRYIVTSKGETYTRVRALEQQFNVDIVTAISHAIQIVSSKPHHEDK, from the coding sequence ATGCAACTTAAAAATTATATGGAAGATTTAGTCTGGCAGCGTCTTGACGAGGTAATGGCACGTCATAAAAACTGCTGTACCTGTGAAAACTGCCGCTATGATGTAGCGGCTTTAGCCCTTAATTTTTTGCCTCCCAGATATATCGTTACCAGCAAAGGTGAGACCTACACCCGCGTCAGGGCTCTGGAACAGCAGTTTAATGTTGACATTGTAACAGCGATATCTCATGCTATTCAGATTGTATCGTCTAAGCCTCATCATGAAGATAAGTAA
- the ftsA_2 gene encoding Cell division protein FtsA produces MLFRLYRLSLIMKISKFALVKDKVARWLVRRPTNIVGIDIGSGAVKMAEVAIQQDTPLLKAVGIAELPENILEDGYVADIPALAGVLNRLLNTSGIGAQAAVMAVSGRNVFVREVMFPAMSYEELREAIKWDMEKYVPYDPDSYYYDFAIAGTGKTELEIKVLLVAAPNDLINGLVAAVKEAGCKPIAVEIEPLALQRTIPGAANCLVIDIGDSVSQIHVFQSGSPSITRPIPLGGRRFTEVIMSALDLEFTEAERLKQRQMGLLQRVDYEGERSFLHQQLFFVVEELAREVRRTYEYYQIQNREAIVEKIILTGGGAKLDNLAHHLAAQLEDIQVILHNPLAGIGISPSLDAGYVGEIDLRLAMPIGLALRGGEP; encoded by the coding sequence ATGCTATTCAGATTGTATCGTCTAAGCCTCATCATGAAGATAAGTAAATTTGCGTTAGTAAAGGATAAAGTTGCCCGCTGGCTGGTGCGGCGGCCGACAAATATTGTTGGTATTGACATCGGGTCTGGCGCTGTGAAAATGGCGGAAGTGGCTATACAGCAGGACACGCCGCTCTTGAAAGCTGTGGGAATTGCCGAGTTGCCGGAAAATATTTTGGAGGACGGTTATGTCGCCGATATTCCTGCTCTGGCCGGTGTTCTTAACCGGCTTTTAAACACAAGCGGCATTGGCGCGCAGGCTGCGGTTATGGCTGTGAGCGGGCGGAATGTGTTTGTCCGGGAAGTCATGTTTCCCGCTATGAGCTATGAGGAACTGCGGGAGGCCATCAAATGGGATATGGAAAAATACGTGCCGTATGACCCTGATAGTTACTATTATGATTTTGCTATTGCCGGTACAGGTAAGACCGAACTGGAAATCAAGGTCTTGCTGGTGGCTGCGCCGAATGATTTGATCAACGGTCTTGTAGCCGCGGTTAAAGAGGCAGGATGTAAGCCTATCGCTGTAGAAATAGAACCTTTAGCCCTGCAACGGACCATACCCGGCGCAGCTAATTGTTTAGTCATTGATATTGGTGATTCGGTTTCCCAGATCCATGTATTCCAATCAGGCAGTCCCTCGATTACCCGACCGATTCCGCTGGGCGGCAGGCGCTTTACCGAAGTCATTATGAGTGCCTTGGATTTAGAATTTACCGAGGCGGAAAGATTGAAGCAACGGCAAATGGGATTATTGCAACGGGTGGATTATGAAGGGGAGCGGTCGTTCCTTCACCAGCAATTATTTTTTGTCGTCGAGGAGTTAGCCCGGGAAGTTCGCCGCACCTATGAGTATTACCAGATCCAAAACCGGGAAGCAATTGTTGAAAAGATTATTCTAACCGGTGGCGGGGCTAAATTGGATAACCTGGCGCACCATCTCGCGGCCCAGTTGGAGGATATCCAGGTAATACTTCACAATCCGCTGGCCGGTATTGGAATATCACCGTCCCTGGATGCCGGGTATGTAGGTGAGATTGATCTACGTCTGGCCATGCCGATCGGGCTGGCGTTGCGCGGGGGTGAACCATGA